TGGCCGAGCACAAGAACACCCTGAGCGGGCGACCCGTGGAGTTGACAGTGCTCGACGGAGGCAGCTCACCCGCCGTCGCCCTCACCAAAGCGCGCGAGCTGGTGGAGCAGCGCAAGGTCCACGTCATCATCGGCCCGCTTCCGGCCTTCGAGGCCTACGCCATCGTGCCGTATCTCAACGAGAAGCGGATCCCCTCTCTCTCGCCGAGCGCAGCGGCTGACGATCTCACCCAACGCAAGGCCACCCAGTTCTTCGTCCGCGTGGCCTCCACCTCGAGCCAACCCACCCAGCCCTTCGGCACCTACGCGGCGAAGACGCTCGGCTACAAGAAGGTGGCGACGATCGCGGACGATTTCGCCTTCGGCCACGAGGTGGTCGCGGGTTTCCACAAGGCGTTCGAGGATGCGGGCGGTCAGATTGTCCAGAAGCTCTGGCCGCCTCTGGGGACCAAGGACCAGGGGCCGTTCATCGCCCGGCTCCGGAAGGACATTGACGCTGTCTTCATCGGCTTCGCCGGGGTGGCAGCGTTACGCTTTTTGAAGCAGTTCGAGGAAGCGGGGCTCAAGGGTAAGATCGCCGTGCTGGCGAACCAGACCGCGGTGGACGAGGCCCTCCTTCGCAGTATGGGAGATGAGGCGCTCGGCGTCATTTCCACCATGCACTACAGCGCGGCGCTCGAGACGCCGGCGAACCGCAAGTTCGTGGCCGCCTACCGGAAGGGGTTCGGCACCGATCCCGGGTACTACTCGGTAGGCGCATATACGGCGGGGCTCTTTCTCAAGCAGGCGCTCGAGCAGGTCGGCGGCAAGGTCGAGAACACCGATAACTTTCTCAAGGCACTCCGGAGCGTGGCGATCGCGGATGCGCCCGGCGGGCCGATCCGGCTGGACAAGTACGGCCAGGCGGTCCACAACATCTATATCCGGCGCGTCGAGAAGAGGGATGGCCGGCTCCAGAACACGGTGATCCACACGATCGAGAACGGGAGCCAGTTCTGGACCTACCCGGAGGCCGAGTTCCTCAAACAGCCGGTCTACTCGCGCGACTACCCGCCTTGCCGGTTCTGCTGAGTATGGATTTTCGAGCCGAGGGGCTTCGGACGAGCCGCAGGCGTGGCTGTTCGAGCCGTGGCGCTTCGGCGCAGGCCAGTTTCATCGCCTGCGCCAGCGACGTGGCGAGGCCCGAGCAAGTAGCCCGAGGCGAGGGCTGAATGGAATTCTGGATCATCCAGACCTTTAACGGGGTCTCGTACGGGGCGCTGCTCTTCCTGCTCGCCGGGGGACTGACGCTCATCTTCGGGATGATGCGGATCGTCAACATGACCCACGGATCCTACTACCTGCTCGGGGGCTACGTGGGGCTCACCGTCATCTGGCAGGGAGGACATTTCGTCCTTGCGATCCTGGTAGGCGCCCTGGCGATTGCCGTCGTGGGCATAGGCGAATACAACGCATTCCTCAAGCGGCTTGCCGGACAGGAGCTGGGCCAGGTGCTCACCACCATGGGTTTCGCCCTGATCTTCCAGGATCTGGGTCTGGTGATCTGGGGCGGGGATCCGTACACGATCCCGGTGCCCGCCGTCCTGTCCGGGTCCTACACGATCGGGCAGCTCTACTTTCCGGTCTATCGGATCTTCATCGCCGTCGTCGCCGTGGCGATTGCCGTGATCCTCTGGCTGGTCCTCGAGCGGACACGGCTCGGGGCGATGATCCGCGCCACCGTGGATGATGTGGAGATGGCGCGCGGGGTCGGCATCAATGTGCCCCTGATCTCGATGGGCGTGTTCGCCTTCGGAGCCTTCCTCGCTTCGGTGGCCGGCGTGGTCGCGGGAGGGTTCGTGGGAGTCTACCCGGGTGCGGACTTCGAGATCCTCCCGTATGCCTTCGTGGTAGTGATCGTCGGAGGGATGGGAAGCCTCAAGGGCGCCCTGATCGGCGCTTTGATGGTCGGCCTCTTGGATAACTTCGGCAAGGCCCTCTTCCCGGA
Above is a window of Candidatus Rokuibacteriota bacterium DNA encoding:
- a CDS encoding ABC transporter substrate-binding protein, whose protein sequence is MILRVFALGVALLLMTSTAAAQEPIRVGFITDLTGPLAQPGKEMENGIRLFLAEHKNTLSGRPVELTVLDGGSSPAVALTKARELVEQRKVHVIIGPLPAFEAYAIVPYLNEKRIPSLSPSAAADDLTQRKATQFFVRVASTSSQPTQPFGTYAAKTLGYKKVATIADDFAFGHEVVAGFHKAFEDAGGQIVQKLWPPLGTKDQGPFIARLRKDIDAVFIGFAGVAALRFLKQFEEAGLKGKIAVLANQTAVDEALLRSMGDEALGVISTMHYSAALETPANRKFVAAYRKGFGTDPGYYSVGAYTAGLFLKQALEQVGGKVENTDNFLKALRSVAIADAPGGPIRLDKYGQAVHNIYIRRVEKRDGRLQNTVIHTIENGSQFWTYPEAEFLKQPVYSRDYPPCRFC
- a CDS encoding branched-chain amino acid ABC transporter permease, translating into MEFWIIQTFNGVSYGALLFLLAGGLTLIFGMMRIVNMTHGSYYLLGGYVGLTVIWQGGHFVLAILVGALAIAVVGIGEYNAFLKRLAGQELGQVLTTMGFALIFQDLGLVIWGGDPYTIPVPAVLSGSYTIGQLYFPVYRIFIAVVAVAIAVILWLVLERTRLGAMIRATVDDVEMARGVGINVPLISMGVFAFGAFLASVAGVVAGGFVGVYPGADFEILPYAFVVVIVGGMGSLKGALIGALMVGLLDNFGKALFPELSYFTLFAPMAAILAIRPTGLFGRT